The genomic interval AGTTACGAGCATGATACAGCATGATATCGGTCCTGCCGTCAGGTGATGTCGTAAAGCTATTGTGCCCGGGACCAAACTGCAGCGTCGTAGCGTCGCTCTTAAACACCGGCTCAGGGGTTTTGCTCCACGATGCGGGATCGAGCAGATCCGCATCATCGTCGGCGGTCAGCAGGCCAAGACAATAGTTCGCGTCCGTAGCGCTGGCGGAAAACGCGACAAACACCTTCCCGTTTCGGATGAGCGCGGCCGGAGCCTCGTTCACCCAGTGCCCCCGCTTCTCCCATTCGTACTCCGGTCGAGAGATACAAACTTGCCCTCCCACGATGGACCAGGGCGTATCCATCTTTGCGATATAGATCCCCGTGCCTTCAAAGTCGCTACTATTCTGGGTCCATACCAAGTAGCGCGTCTCCCGATGCTGGAAGGTCGTAGCATCCAGCGTAAAAGACTCCCAATCCATCTCGATCTTCCCCTTTTCGACCCACTCGCCTTGAAGCGGGTTCGCGGACGCGTTTTCCAATACGTACATGCGAATATTCCACACCGCCTCAGCCTCTCCCGCTGCGAAGTAGATGTACCATCTTCCATCGATGTAGTGGATTTCTGGAGCCCAGATATGGGCGCCCATTTCGCCGGTTTCATGCTTTTTCCAAACAACCTTGGGCTCCGCATCGGCCAATCCGGCTAACGTCTTCGCCCTGCGGAGCTCGATCCGATCGTACTCCGGCCGTGTCGCGGTGAAGTAGTAGTAGCCATCGGAATGAAGCATGGCATGCGGATCCGCATGCTGCGGCAAAAGTGGGTTCGGCCAATCCATCCCCTGCTCCTCGCCCGAGGATTCCGAGTCTCGAGCGACTAGGGAACGCTCTCCAGCGAAGAAAATCGGCAGTAGAAATATCCACGCCGTGAATACGCCGCGTCCTCTCTGCCTAGATACCACCAGATTTTGAATACACATTAGAAAAAACGAATTCATCGAGAATGATCGATTTGAAGATGAGAGTGAAAGCATGGGGCAGATTCGTGCCCACAGGCTTGGGCGCAAAAAGGCGGGGCATCCCACAGGATGCCCCGCCGATGTGCAAAGCGATGCGAATGACTGAGACGACCTGCTAGAACCGGAAGGTGTTGCTGATCGCCCAAGACGTTTCGCCTGGGATGCGCACCTGAGCGATGGTTCCGTCCGGATTCGCCTGAACCGGAATCAGAGCGTCGTCGGCCAGAACGTCGTAAACATTCAACTGAATCGACCAAGTCTTGTCGCCGCCGATCGGCATCTCGTAGGAAACCCAGAGATCGAGGTAGTCCTCGCTCGAGCCCTTGATCGGGTTTTCCAGATCGTTGACCCAAGCATTGGCGTCCGCGTCGTATTTTGGATAGTAGCCGAGATTCGATTCATCCATCCAGCGATACGCCCCGCCGAGTCCGAGGCCCTTGAACTTTCCATCGGAGAAGGAGTAGTTGGTCACCATATTGAAGTGCCATTCTCTCAGCTCGTTGACCAGCTGGCTTTCGGTAGCCTTGGCTTGGTAGTACTTGGCGAGGATTTCCGAACCGTAACCAGTGCCCAAGCGACCCGAGACGCCGAGCTCGATGCCGGGCGATTCCGGAATGTCGTAGAATCCCTTGATGGACCAGTAGTCCATGGCCGGTTGGTCGTAGAGCGAGTAGCCGCCGTCGAACCAGAAGTCCATGCTGTTGGCGATGTATTCATCCCACGACTTCAAAACGTTGGAGCGCACCGCTTCCGCTTTGGAAGCGTTGAACGACAAGCGCCAGTTCGGGGTCGGGTTGGCAGTGAGCTCGTACTCGATACCGGTGGACTCGAGGTCGTTCAGACTCCGTGAGGAGTCGGGCACCTCCCAAGCGGTGATTTCCCAGAAACCGCCCCAGGCCGCGTCGATGCGCTCGAAGTCCATGGCGTTCCAGAAGGTCTGGTCCACCGGACGTGACCATTCCGCGTCGGAGCGGGCGCGATACCACTCCGAGCGATAGGCTACCTCCTCTGCCGTGAGTGGAGGCGCCACATAGGGAAGGTCCAGGTCTGGATTGACATCTCCTTGGGCAACGTAGGTCGGTGAACCGGGCACAGCTGCAGCGCGAATGCGCAGGGGCTGGTTCATGATCTCTGGATGGTCCCTCCAATCGGCGGGCAGCGGAGTGTTGGCGATTCCGGCGTCGTAGTTGCCTTCCCCAAACATCCATTTGTTAACCAGCCACTCAGGAGTCGGCTGCCAGCGATCTTCCGCCGGAACGCCGCCCTCCGAAGGCAATTCACCATGGTGAGGACCGATCTCCCACATCATGCCATCCATGGCTCGGCCTAGGATAGACTTGTTGCGGTTGAAAGCCGGCGCGTCGCCGATGAACGGTGTGTTCTTTTGCTCCGTCTTGTACTTGGTGACCCGCAAAGAGATCTTGTTCTCGAAGGCGGAAACCAGAAGGCTCACGTCCTTGGTCTCTCCCGACGGGTTCGCTTCCTGACGTCCGTAAACGTCGCTGGCCACGTCAGAAGGACGGAAGCTGCTGGAATCGTTGTAGAGCAGCGTGACGTCCATTCCGCCCGGCATCTCCTGACCAAACATATCCAGCAATTCCTTGCCATGCAGAGCGACACTCCAGCTGCGACGCTGGGCATCTGCGTAGATCGGAGCCCGACGCTCTTCGTCGTAAACCCAATTTTCGCTATAGGGCAACACGTTGTTATAGCCAGGCACGCGACCGTATTCCATCCCGTCGATAACGGAGGGAGACGGTTTATTCCAACGCTCGTACTCATCCTCGCGCCAACCAAAGATCGGCACCACCGCGCCGTTCAGCAGGTCGCCCTGCCAGACGAAGACCTTGGAATCAGTGTTATCGTATCCTTCTCCAGCGCCGTCGTAGAGTCTGTCGAGATCGTTCTCCCAGGTCATCAAGCCATAGTCGCTCGTGCCCCAAGCCCAATCGCCATCGCTATTGCGCCCGTTGGCAAGGACGGTCTGGGTCATGGCCGGAGCCTGGCGCGTGGTGACGCCTGTGATGCCGGTGATCTGATCCATAGATGTCGTGTCCAGCATGCTGTCGCTCAGGTAGTGGATCCCGCGCCAGGTCGCATAGCCAGGGTTGCCCCACTCCAAGGCCTCGCTGAACTCCTCGTCCCACCGATAGAGAGCGAAGTTGCGGTCGAAGTTCTCGTACTTCTGCGAAGAGAGAACGCCTGTGAACGTATGATCGCCTATCAGAGTGGCAAGAAAGCTGTCGGAGTCGAAGAAGTCCTTGCCAGAAACCTTGCCGAAAGCCGTCGCGCGCCAGTTTTCCCGCCGCTTTTCGTAGATGCCGCCACGGCCCTCTCCGATCGTGTACAGTCGTCCCACATTCGGGTTGTTGCCTTCGCCATTGCGCAAGGACTCGTTGATATCGATAGAGACTATATTGCCGCCCCACAGCCCTTCCATCTGGTTGGTGTATCCAGAACGGTAGGACTGGTCGTTGTAAGCGAAATTCCAACCGACGCGGTTGTCCCAATAGGACTGGGTGGCGACGAGGTTGACGGTTTCGAAATTGTTGAACTCGGATTTGTTGGGTCCAACGAGATTTTGCTCGCGAACCAACTCCGCGATCGGCCCATCCACGATCATCTGCGTCGGCCACAGTCCCTGGCCGAATCCGCTAAAGTTCCGGCCAGTCTGCGATTCGTAGTCGTCGATGATTCCCATCAAGACCGAATTGCCCGAGTAGTAGTCTTTGCTATTCTTCTCGTGGTTTCCGTTCCCCAGCTCCCAATTGGGATTGGTGAGACCAACGTAGCTTCCCCAGCCACCTCCGTTCACATTGCTCCAGCCGCGAAGCACCATGGCGTCCGCTCCGCTTCCAATGCCCACGCTGTCGCTGGTCGGGTCGCTAAAAAACGAAACCGGATGATCGTCCCATACCTGACCGCCGATCGACTGGGCTCCGTACACGGCTTCATGGGCCCCAAATCCATCCAGCCCCGGAGCGTCGCCAGGGTCCGTCCAGTACTCGTCGTTCAAGACGAGATTGCGGTTGGTGGCCCCATACCAGTTCGATAGGAAGTCGGCAGGCGTGCCCGCCATTGGACGGTTCGCATCGATCTTGCCCCATTCGCCATTCAGGTCGAACTGGGTGAAAATGCCTTCGCCCATCTTCGGCTGCCAGCGGGCCGCCGCGAACAGGCGCTGATCGTCGTTGAAGGTGCCTTTCTGGCGATATTTCCCATCGTTGTTCATCGCCACAACGCGCACGCCCAGCTCGCCGGGAATGATGGTCTGATCGAAGTCGACCACCGTTCGCAAGGAACCATAGTTGTCGAATCGCACCTCGAAGGTACGCCCGCTTTCTCCCAAGACAGGAGTCTTAAGCGTATTGTTGATCAATCCGGCCGGACTTCCCAAACCGAAAAGGATAGAGTTCGGGCCGCGGCTGATGTCGACGCGCGACAGGCTGTACCAGTCGATGGGAATGTCCGAGGGGAAGAAATCTCGCGTGATGTCCGCGCTGTTCAAACCACGAATGCGCGTCGTGCGGTGGGGCTCGACCAGCATGTCTCGAGCGTGGCCCTTGTCCCAAGTGTCGCCACCATAGAAGTTGCCTTCGATACCCGCGATTTCAGTGTTGGTGGTATAAACTAAGAGCTTTTGAAGGTCGGTCGCGCCGATGTCCTTCATAAACTCTGGGGTAATGGCTTGAACGGCCGCCGCGATGTCACGGAGCTCTGTATTGAGACGCGAGCCAGCGAGCGAAGACGTAGCCATGTATCCAATATCATCCGACGT from Pelagicoccus sp. SDUM812003 carries:
- a CDS encoding glycoside hydrolase family 43 protein, with translation MCIQNLVVSRQRGRGVFTAWIFLLPIFFAGERSLVARDSESSGEEQGMDWPNPLLPQHADPHAMLHSDGYYYFTATRPEYDRIELRRAKTLAGLADAEPKVVWKKHETGEMGAHIWAPEIHYIDGRWYIYFAAGEAEAVWNIRMYVLENASANPLQGEWVEKGKIEMDWESFTLDATTFQHRETRYLVWTQNSSDFEGTGIYIAKMDTPWSIVGGQVCISRPEYEWEKRGHWVNEAPAALIRNGKVFVAFSASATDANYCLGLLTADDDADLLDPASWSKTPEPVFKSDATTLQFGPGHNSFTTSPDGRTDIMLYHARNYERIEGEPLYNPDRATRAIELGWNEDGTPFFGTPPAEDGEPN
- a CDS encoding TonB-dependent receptor plug domain-containing protein, which produces MSLSALSLIAPTLHAQSNAPEDEEEEEVFELSPFEVTSDDIGYMATSSLAGSRLNTELRDIAAAVQAITPEFMKDIGATDLQKLLVYTTNTEIAGIEGNFYGGDTWDKGHARDMLVEPHRTTRIRGLNSADITRDFFPSDIPIDWYSLSRVDISRGPNSILFGLGSPAGLINNTLKTPVLGESGRTFEVRFDNYGSLRTVVDFDQTIIPGELGVRVVAMNNDGKYRQKGTFNDDQRLFAAARWQPKMGEGIFTQFDLNGEWGKIDANRPMAGTPADFLSNWYGATNRNLVLNDEYWTDPGDAPGLDGFGAHEAVYGAQSIGGQVWDDHPVSFFSDPTSDSVGIGSGADAMVLRGWSNVNGGGWGSYVGLTNPNWELGNGNHEKNSKDYYSGNSVLMGIIDDYESQTGRNFSGFGQGLWPTQMIVDGPIAELVREQNLVGPNKSEFNNFETVNLVATQSYWDNRVGWNFAYNDQSYRSGYTNQMEGLWGGNIVSIDINESLRNGEGNNPNVGRLYTIGEGRGGIYEKRRENWRATAFGKVSGKDFFDSDSFLATLIGDHTFTGVLSSQKYENFDRNFALYRWDEEFSEALEWGNPGYATWRGIHYLSDSMLDTTSMDQITGITGVTTRQAPAMTQTVLANGRNSDGDWAWGTSDYGLMTWENDLDRLYDGAGEGYDNTDSKVFVWQGDLLNGAVVPIFGWREDEYERWNKPSPSVIDGMEYGRVPGYNNVLPYSENWVYDEERRAPIYADAQRRSWSVALHGKELLDMFGQEMPGGMDVTLLYNDSSSFRPSDVASDVYGRQEANPSGETKDVSLLVSAFENKISLRVTKYKTEQKNTPFIGDAPAFNRNKSILGRAMDGMMWEIGPHHGELPSEGGVPAEDRWQPTPEWLVNKWMFGEGNYDAGIANTPLPADWRDHPEIMNQPLRIRAAAVPGSPTYVAQGDVNPDLDLPYVAPPLTAEEVAYRSEWYRARSDAEWSRPVDQTFWNAMDFERIDAAWGGFWEITAWEVPDSSRSLNDLESTGIEYELTANPTPNWRLSFNASKAEAVRSNVLKSWDEYIANSMDFWFDGGYSLYDQPAMDYWSIKGFYDIPESPGIELGVSGRLGTGYGSEILAKYYQAKATESQLVNELREWHFNMVTNYSFSDGKFKGLGLGGAYRWMDESNLGYYPKYDADANAWVNDLENPIKGSSEDYLDLWVSYEMPIGGDKTWSIQLNVYDVLADDALIPVQANPDGTIAQVRIPGETSWAISNTFRF